One Palaemon carinicauda isolate YSFRI2023 chromosome 4, ASM3689809v2, whole genome shotgun sequence DNA segment encodes these proteins:
- the LOC137639169 gene encoding uncharacterized protein isoform X1, with protein MNLAIVDELPIKGVDVIVANDCEMRTPGNCPLVQGKSVKTEKPVFVVTRSGAQGKSREMDCIGLDKLFEKNGSEVSVTGNPMLSSVKDENGKWAIDTFAATQKAEFEKERSKQVSQDNSRPHLEWKDGVLKRISRAKRAPADAWEVREQIVVPVNYRRKLLELAHDNLLSGHLGINKTFKKLSDLFFWPSLRRDVKKFVKTCKVCQTTGKPNQKIPKAPLQPIPAIGEPFEESQGQLERFHQTLKSMLSKYVQQEPKNWDQVGEEVLVLLPIPGNPFKAKFSGPWKILKKVNDLNYVVETPDRRKKTQVCHVNMLKAYQGRETIRPVLSLAKVEEKEEFGETSSMSLLGNSVALGNLPGMLDHLSATQSKEVMNLITKFAVLFQDVPGLTSLLMHDVEVGDARPIKQHPYSESIQKGHH; from the exons atgaatctggcaattgtggatgaattacccataaagggagtggacgtgatagtggccaacgactgtgagatgcggactccaggtaattgtcctctggtgcaaggtaagtcagtaaagactgaaaagcctgttttcgtggtcacgcgttcgggagcccaaggcaagtccagggagatggactgtatagggctcgataaattatttgagaaaaatggttctgaggtaagtgtaactggaaatcccatgttgtcttccgtgaaggacgagaatggtaaatgggcaattgatacatttgcggcgactcagaaggcggagtttgagaaggagaggagtaagcaagtcagtcaggataatagtcgtcctcatttagaatggaaggacggagtgttgaaaaggataagtcgagcaaaacgagcacctgcagatgcatgggaggtgagagaacagattgtggtaccagtaaactacagacgtaagttattagagctagctcatgacaaccttctgtctggtcatctaggtataaataaaacttttaaaaaactttcagatttgtttttctggccttctcttagaagagacgtaaagaagtttgtgaagacctgcaaagtctgccagacaacggggaagccgaatcagaaaatcccgaaagcaccactgcagccaattccagccattggagaaccctttgaagag agccaaggacaactggaaagatttcaccaaacattgaaatcaatgcttagtaagtatgtgcagcaggaacccaagaattgggaccag gttggcgaagaggtgttggtgttgcttccaattccaggcaatccatttaaagccaaattctcggggccctggaagatcttaaagaaggtgaatgacctaaactatgttgttgaaacccctgacaggaggaagaagactcaagtatgccatgttaatatgctaaaagcctatcagggcagggaaaccatccgaccagttctgtctttagccaaggtggaggagaaagaagaatttggggaaacttccagtatgagtttgttgggaaattccgtagctttgggaaatctacccgggatgttggatcatttaagtgccacccaatcaaaggaggtaatgaacttgataacaaagttcgcagttttatttcaggacgttccaggactaaccagtctacttatgcatgatgtagaggtgggagatgctcgtcccattaaacaacaCCCATAtagtgaatccatccaaaagggacatcattaa
- the LOC137639169 gene encoding uncharacterized protein isoform X2 encodes MNLAIVDELPIKGVDVIVANDCEMRTPGNCPLVQGKSVKTEKPVFVVTRSGAQGKSREMDCIGLDKLFEKNGSEVSVTGNPMLSSVKDENGKWAIDTFAATQKAEFEKERSKQVSQDNSRPHLEWKDGVLKRISRAKRAPADAWEVREQIVVPVNYRRKLLELAHDNLLSGHLGINKTFKKLSDLFFWPSLRRDVKKFVKTCKVCQTTGKPNQKIPKAPLQPIPAIGEPFEEVGEEVLVLLPIPGNPFKAKFSGPWKILKKVNDLNYVVETPDRRKKTQVCHVNMLKAYQGRETIRPVLSLAKVEEKEEFGETSSMSLLGNSVALGNLPGMLDHLSATQSKEVMNLITKFAVLFQDVPGLTSLLMHDVEVGDARPIKQHPYSESIQKGHH; translated from the exons atgaatctggcaattgtggatgaattacccataaagggagtggacgtgatagtggccaacgactgtgagatgcggactccaggtaattgtcctctggtgcaaggtaagtcagtaaagactgaaaagcctgttttcgtggtcacgcgttcgggagcccaaggcaagtccagggagatggactgtatagggctcgataaattatttgagaaaaatggttctgaggtaagtgtaactggaaatcccatgttgtcttccgtgaaggacgagaatggtaaatgggcaattgatacatttgcggcgactcagaaggcggagtttgagaaggagaggagtaagcaagtcagtcaggataatagtcgtcctcatttagaatggaaggacggagtgttgaaaaggataagtcgagcaaaacgagcacctgcagatgcatgggaggtgagagaacagattgtggtaccagtaaactacagacgtaagttattagagctagctcatgacaaccttctgtctggtcatctaggtataaataaaacttttaaaaaactttcagatttgtttttctggccttctcttagaagagacgtaaagaagtttgtgaagacctgcaaagtctgccagacaacggggaagccgaatcagaaaatcccgaaagcaccactgcagccaattccagccattggagaaccctttgaagag gttggcgaagaggtgttggtgttgcttccaattccaggcaatccatttaaagccaaattctcggggccctggaagatcttaaagaaggtgaatgacctaaactatgttgttgaaacccctgacaggaggaagaagactcaagtatgccatgttaatatgctaaaagcctatcagggcagggaaaccatccgaccagttctgtctttagccaaggtggaggagaaagaagaatttggggaaacttccagtatgagtttgttgggaaattccgtagctttgggaaatctacccgggatgttggatcatttaagtgccacccaatcaaaggaggtaatgaacttgataacaaagttcgcagttttatttcaggacgttccaggactaaccagtctacttatgcatgatgtagaggtgggagatgctcgtcccattaaacaacaCCCATAtagtgaatccatccaaaagggacatcattaa